The following proteins come from a genomic window of Gottfriedia acidiceleris:
- the coaBC gene encoding bifunctional phosphopantothenoylcysteine decarboxylase/phosphopantothenate--cysteine ligase CoaBC, with amino-acid sequence MEQKRILLCVTGGIAVYKAAALTSKLVQAGYDVKVMMSPSSTKFVTPLTFQALSRNDVYIDTFDEKDSSKIAHIDLGDWPDLIIVAPATANTIGKFANGLGDEMIQATLLAATKPVWIAPAMNVNMYNHPIVQRNMNILKEIGHRFIEPNEGYLACGYVGKGRLAEPEEIVQFVNEHFQSEVGLLKGKKIIISAGPTVEKIDPVRFVSNHSTGKMGYSIAEVAVSLGAEVILVSGPTNLTPPKGCKFIQTESAEEMFEAIWSNYNEADVVIKTAAVADYTPSITYDQKVKKANGDLSIAFKRTKDILLTLGQHKTHQILVGFAAETDQVDEYAKSKLLKKNADMIVANDVTKAGAGFGSDTNIVTIFKRNGEVKSLPKMSKKEVAEEILLEVHHLLNEVER; translated from the coding sequence GTGGAACAAAAAAGGATTCTCCTATGTGTTACAGGTGGAATTGCAGTCTATAAAGCAGCAGCACTTACAAGTAAACTAGTACAAGCAGGATATGACGTTAAAGTAATGATGAGCCCTTCCTCAACTAAATTTGTGACACCTTTAACGTTTCAAGCTTTATCAAGAAATGATGTTTATATAGATACTTTTGATGAAAAAGATAGTTCAAAAATTGCACATATCGATTTAGGTGATTGGCCTGATTTAATCATTGTTGCTCCAGCAACTGCTAATACAATTGGAAAATTTGCAAATGGTCTTGGAGATGAAATGATTCAGGCAACATTACTGGCTGCAACAAAACCAGTTTGGATCGCACCAGCTATGAATGTTAATATGTATAACCATCCGATTGTTCAAAGGAATATGAACATATTGAAAGAGATTGGTCATCGATTTATTGAGCCAAATGAAGGTTATTTAGCATGTGGCTATGTTGGAAAAGGTAGATTAGCAGAGCCGGAAGAAATCGTTCAATTCGTGAATGAACATTTCCAAAGTGAGGTTGGTCTATTAAAAGGTAAAAAAATTATTATTTCTGCTGGCCCAACAGTTGAAAAAATTGATCCGGTTCGCTTTGTTTCAAATCATTCAACGGGTAAGATGGGGTATAGTATTGCAGAAGTTGCAGTTTCTTTAGGAGCAGAAGTAATTCTTGTCTCTGGACCAACTAATTTAACACCACCTAAAGGGTGTAAATTTATCCAAACCGAGTCAGCCGAGGAAATGTTTGAAGCGATTTGGTCTAATTATAATGAAGCGGATGTTGTCATAAAAACAGCAGCAGTTGCTGATTACACCCCTTCAATTACTTATGATCAAAAAGTGAAAAAAGCTAATGGTGATCTTTCAATTGCTTTTAAACGTACGAAAGATATTCTTTTAACTTTAGGTCAACATAAAACACATCAAATTTTAGTAGGGTTTGCTGCAGAAACTGATCAAGTAGATGAGTATGCAAAAAGTAAACTTTTAAAGAAAAATGCTGATATGATTGTTGCTAATGATGTAACAAAAGCAGGGGCTGGTTTTGGATCTGATACGAATATTGTAACCATTTTTAAGCGTAATGGTGAAGTTAAGTCACTGCCTAAAATGAGTAAAAAAGAAGTAGCAGAAGAAATACTACTTGAAGTTCATCACTTATTAAATGAGGTAGAAAGATGA
- the rpoZ gene encoding DNA-directed RNA polymerase subunit omega, with protein MLYPSIDRLLTKLDSKYTLVTVASKRAREMQVNKDTRVEKPVSDKFVGKALEEINAGLLSYRKLEDVKED; from the coding sequence ATGTTATATCCTTCGATTGACCGTTTATTAACAAAATTAGACTCAAAATATACGCTAGTAACAGTTGCTTCAAAGCGAGCTCGCGAAATGCAAGTAAATAAAGATACTCGTGTTGAAAAACCAGTATCTGATAAATTTGTAGGAAAAGCATTAGAAGAAATTAATGCTGGATTATTATCTTATAGAAAACTTGAAGACGTTAAAGAAGATTAA
- the gmk gene encoding guanylate kinase translates to MRHERGLLIVLSGPSGVGKGTVRKAIFDNKDLDLQYSISMTTRNPREGEVHGVDYFFTSKEDFKQKISENKFLEWAEFVGNYYGTPIDYVEKTVSEGKDIFLEIEVQGALQVKKAFPEGIFIFLAPPSMRELQNRIVTRGTETEDVIMNRMNAAKEEIEMMDAYDYVVENDQVDLACDRIKAIILSEHLKRERVANYYKRMMEAE, encoded by the coding sequence ATGAGGCATGAAAGAGGCTTATTAATCGTACTTTCTGGTCCATCAGGAGTAGGTAAGGGTACGGTGCGGAAAGCTATTTTTGATAATAAGGATTTAGATCTTCAATATAGTATTTCGATGACGACAAGAAATCCTCGTGAAGGTGAAGTACATGGAGTAGATTATTTCTTTACATCAAAAGAAGATTTCAAACAGAAAATAAGTGAAAATAAGTTTCTTGAGTGGGCAGAGTTTGTAGGTAATTACTATGGAACACCAATTGATTATGTTGAAAAAACAGTAAGCGAAGGAAAAGACATTTTCCTAGAAATTGAAGTTCAAGGTGCCCTGCAAGTAAAAAAAGCCTTTCCAGAAGGGATTTTTATTTTCTTAGCCCCTCCAAGTATGAGAGAATTACAAAATAGAATTGTAACAAGAGGTACAGAAACTGAAGATGTCATTATGAATCGTATGAATGCAGCAAAAGAAGAAATTGAAATGATGGATGCTTACGATTATGTAGTTGAAAATGATCAAGTTGATTTAGCTTGTGACCGTATTAAAGCAATTATTTTAAGTGAACATTTAAAACGTGAACGAGTTGCAAATTATTATAAAAGAATGATGGAGGCCGAATAA